A stretch of Lathyrus oleraceus cultivar Zhongwan6 chromosome 6, CAAS_Psat_ZW6_1.0, whole genome shotgun sequence DNA encodes these proteins:
- the LOC127091708 gene encoding long chain acyl-CoA synthetase 1 — MKKFSVEVEEGREGRNGKLSVGPVYRNLLSKDDFPPMDPNFTSAWDIFSMSVKKHPQNRMLGWRKVVDGKFGPYVWKTYKEAYDEVLQIASALRASGAKAGSKVGIYGSNCPQWIIAMEACCAQNFICVPLYDTLGAGAVNFIIDHAEIDFVFIQDKKVKEILNPRCISSKRLKAMVGFTSLTEAEKDEATNIGIKPYSWDQFLGMGKENPSSISPPLSHDICTIMYTSGTSGDPKGVVLTHENVLALVRGMDLFMEQFEDKMTVDDVYLSFLPLAHILDRTIEEYFFRNGASVGYYHGDLNALLEDLGELKPTLFAGVPRVFEKVYEGVKKAVAQLNPIRRTVFGLLYNYKLGWMNKGYKQKDASPFADLLAFRKVKARLGGRVRLIISGGAALSSEIEEFLRVTTCAFVCQGYGLTETCGPTTLTFPDEMCMLGNVGAVSVYNELQLEEVPDMGYNPLGNPPCGEICIRGKTVFTGYHKNPELTKEAIKDGWFHTGDIGEMLPNGVVKIIDRKKNLVKLSQGEYIALEYLENVYTITPIVEDIWVYGNSFKSILVAVVVPNEDVTNKWAYTNGHIASFSNLCALDQLKKYVLSELKSTAVRNKLKGFEHIKGVILDPLPFDMERELVTATLKKKRNNMLKYYKGDIEELFQSLTGDKLNL; from the exons ATGAAGAAGTTTTCAGTTGAAGTTGAGGAAGGAAGAGAAGGTAGAAATGGCAAGCTTTCGGTTGGTCCGGTTTATCGTAACCTTCTCTCGAAAGACGATTTTCCTCCGATGGATCCTAATTTCACCTCCGCTTGGGATATTTTCAG TATGTCTGTCAAGAAACATCCTCAAAATCGGATGCTCGGATGGCGGAAAGTCGTTGATGGAAAG TTTGGACCTTATGTGTGGAAGACATACAAAGAAGCTTATGATGAAGTTTTGCAAATTGCTTCTGCTTTAAGAGCTTCTGGTGCTAAAGCA GGTTCTAAAGTTGGAATTTATGGATCTAACTGTCCACAATGGATTATAGCAATGGAG GCTTGTTGTGCACAAAACTTCATTTGTGTCCCTCTCTATGACACTCTTG GAGCTGGTGCTGTAAATTTTATCATAGATCATGCCGAAATAGATTTTGTTTTTATTCAAGATAAGAAGGTTAAAGAG atattgAATCCAAGATGTATATCCTCTAAGAGATTGAAAG CCATGGTGGGCTTTACTTCATTAACTGAGGCAGAGAAAGATGAGGCCACCAACATTGGAATTAAACCATATTCATGGGATCAATTCCTAGGCATG GGAAAAGAAAACCCTTCAAGTATTTCTCCTCCTCTATCTCATGATATATGTACAATAATGTATACAAGTGGAACAAGTGGAGATCCTAAAGGGGTTGTTTTGACACATGAAAATGTACTTGCTTTAGTTAGAGGAATGGATCTTTTTATGGAACAATTTGAGGACAAG ATGACTGTGGATGATGTTTATTTATCGTTCCTTCCTTTAGCTCATATTCTTGATCGCACAATTGAGGAATATTTTTTCCGTAATGGTGCATCAGTTGGATATTATCATGGG GATTTGAATGCATTGCTGGAAGATTTAGGTGAATTAAAACCAACGTTGTTTGCTGGTGTTCCCAGGGTGTTTGAAAAAGTATATGAAG GTGTTAAAAAAGCAGTGGCACAACTGAATCCAATAAGGAGAACAGTTTTTGGCTTGCTCTATAACTA TAAACTTGGTTGGATGAACAAAGGATACAAACAGAAAGATGCATCACCTTTTGCAGATCTACTAGCCTTCAGAAAG GTGAAAGCAAGACTAGGCGGACGCGTTAGACTAATAATATCCGGAGGCGCGGCTTTAAGCTCCGAGATCGAAGAATTCTTGCGCGTCACTACTTGCGCCTTTGTATGCCAAGGCTATG GTTTGACAGAAACATGCGGACCTACTACTCTTACATTTCCGGACGAAATGTGCATGCTTGGCAACGTCGGTGCTGTATCTGTATACAACGAGTTGCAGCTAGAAGAGGTTCCTGACATGGGTTACAATCCTCTTGGAAATCCTCCATGTGGCGAGATATGTATCCGAGGAAAAACTGTTTTTACCGGTTACCATAAGAATCCCGAGTTAACAAAAGAAGCCATAAAAGATGGATGGTTTCACACCGGAGATATCGGAGAAATGCTTCCTAATGGCGTTGTTAAGATTATTGACAGGAAGAAGAATCTTGTTAAGCTTTCTCAAGGAGAGTATATTGCTCTTGAGTATCTTGAAAATGTTTACACCATTACTCCAATTGTTGAAGAT ATTTGGGTTTATGGGAATAGCTTCAAGTCAATACTGGTTGCAGTAGTTGTTCCAAATGAAGATGTTACTAATAAATGGGCATATACAAATGGTCACATTGCTTCTTTCTCCAATCTTTGTGCTCTTGACCAATTGAAGAAATATGTTCTATCTGAGCTCAAATCTACTGCTGTGAGAAACAAG TTGAAGGGATTTGAACATATCAAAGGGGTTATACTAGACCCACTTCCCTTTGACATGGAAAGAGAGTTGGTGACTGCAACATTAAAAAAGAAAAGGAACAATATGCTCAAGTATTATAAG GGGGATATAGAGGAGCTATTCCAAAGTTTGACGGGAGATAAGCTTAATCTTTGA